The sequence ACGAGGCACGGATGGCCCGGGAGAACGACGCGCCCGAGGGCGCGGCCCTGATCGACACCCTCGATGAGGCGCTGACAGCGCGGGACGCGGCCCGGCCGTTCGCGCCGGCCCTGCGCCTGCGTCTCGCGCAGATCTACGCGCGTGCGGGCCTTGCGCCGCCGGAATTCGCCATGCTGACCGCCGACGTCATGGACGGGGACGAGGCCGGGTCCGAAGAGATGCCCGATCTCGGCGCGTTGATCGACCCGATCCTGCAGGAGATCGGTGATGACCCCCTTCAGGTTCATGCCGCGCTTGTCGAGCTCCTCGCCGGGCTGCCGCCGGAGCTGGCGGCGATGCTGGTTTCCATGACGGTCGCGCGGCCGGGCGCGGTGGAGGCGCGGCTCGGTCTTTACTGGCTGCTCGATGCACAGCCCGACCTTCGCCTCGCCGCCGCAACGGCGCTTGTGTCCCGTGCCGAGGCGGGGACACTGACGCCGGAGATTGGCGCGCTGCTGCCGACGCTGCGCAAGTGGCTGCCCGAGGATGCCGCGCGCGCCGCGCTCGATGGGGTGATCCGCCGGCAGATGCAGCATGGCGCATCCCGGACGGCGGGGCGCGGGCCGACCATCCACCGGGCCGCCATAAGCCTGCCGGACGGTGCCGGCGCACAAAGCCTGATCGCCGCCGTCCAGATCGGCAGCCGACGCGCGGTTGCCATGGCGATGCTCAAGCAGGGCCACGGCGTGAAGGATGCCTTCGTCATCCCCTGCACAAGTGCGACCGAACAGAAGCAGATGCTGGCCCGCATCCTGGACGAGATGGAAACCTTCGAGGACGCGCCGGACATGCTCGCCGCGATGCTGGCGCGCGGTCTCGGTGAGGGGCTGGAGCTGGGTCTGATGCCGGCGCCCGGCATGGTCGATCTGGCCGAAATCCTCGGCCCCGACGCACTGACCCCCGCCGCCGGCGATACCGAGGCCATTCTCGACGCCATCGGCGCGGCCGAGGCGCTCGAAAGCCTCCCGGCGCCCCGCCGTACCGCGCTGGTCAAGGCCAGCGCCGACTGGATGGGGCATTTTGAGCAGGCCGACAGCTGGTTCGAGGACACCGGTGCATTGCGCGACGCCATTGGCCGCGCGCGAACGGACAAGGGGCGCGAAACCGCTGTCTGGAAACATCTCGCGGGCCGGCGGGCCTGGTGGGCGCGGCAGTTCGCGGTCTCTGCGGCGGTGCTGAAATCAGCAGCCGGCGTGGACCAGGCGCTCTGGCTGTCCTTCGCCGCAGTAGCACAGGCACTGGTCGACGGGCGATCCCTGAAGCGGATCCCGATCATGGCCGACATCATGGCGATGACGCTGGACGCGGCCGCAGCGCGCGACGGGGATATTTTGCCGATATCGCGCTCCGGTGCGCCGGATGACATCGGCGCTCTGCTCGCCGAGGCCGGGATGAGCGCGGCCTATCTGCAGGGCTATCTCACGGCCCTGGCGATCGCACCGCTGCAGCCGTCGCCGCAGGACTGGCTGGGCGCGCTTCTCGGAGGGATCGAGTTTCCGGGCGAGGGTGTGATCGACCACCTGATGGGATTCCTGATGATGCAGGCCAACCAGACCGATGACGACGCCGCAGACCCGGAAATCGTTGCCCGCAACCTTACTGCCCTGGACGAAGACGGCCTGAAGGACTGGGCTGCAGGTTTCGACAACCTCGTGATGGCGACCCGTGGTTCCTGGCCCGCAAAGCTTCTGGGTGCCGACGACAAGCGCATTCTGCGCGACCTCAAGAAGATCGCCACGGGCGCCGAAGGCGACACGCTGCGCAATGTGCTGCCATCCTGGGTACCCCGACGCCACGAATTGCGGCGGTAGCTGCGCCGACTTGCGATCATGCATCGGCGGCGGAGGTTTGGCATATCCGGCCCACAGCCGCCGTTGGAACGCCGCCCGCGGTGCCGCAGAGCAGAGTCACCGGAGCCGCTGTCCAGACACGCTCCCGCTTAGCCGGGCGCGACGATGCCAGCTTAATCGAGCGCTATCTCACGCGTTCCCCCGCCACAACCATCCGGCTGCTGCTCGCTGATCGCCAGTCCATCGGCACCGATCGGCTGAAATTCCCTGAACAATAACGATATCTCCTTCGCCATACACCTGAGGGAGAATCTCCGCGGCACCACAGAGGACGGCCATTGACTGACTGTTGATTTGAGGTGTCGTTACGGCATTGTCAGCTTGTTCTATCGCGACGTGACGAAGACCGGCGCCACCATCATGCGGCCATTTCAGCAGCACAATCGTTCCACAGACTGAACGCATCAGCCCGGGAGTGGCGATAGGATATTGCGGAGAGGCGATGGCGTTTCGGGCGGAACAGGGTTGCGGTCTGATCGTGAACGGAAAAAAACCGCTGCGCTTGGCGCGGAGATTTGAAGCGGCCCATGATCTTTTCTCGTCGTCTTGTGTGTCGATGCGACGCTTCCGACCGGTTGTTCAACCCCTTGTGCGAGCGGTGCTCGACGCTTGGGCAAAGCCCCCGAACGGCGACGCCATAGCTGCGCAGCTTGTCGGTCACGATAACCCGCGGCACGCCCCACCGCCGCATCAGTTTTCGAAGAAATCGCTTGGCAGCATGGGCATTCCTGCGACTTTGGGCCAGGATCTCCAGCACGTCGC comes from Roseovarius sp. M141 and encodes:
- a CDS encoding IS6 family transposase — protein: MISQVSQPRLKGFRFPRSIISYAVWAYHRFALSLRDVEDLLAERGVIVSYESIRVWCQRFGAQIAASIRRDRPTPADKWHLDEVVISIRGQKHWLWRAVDANGDVLEILAQSRRNAHAAKRFLRKLMRRWGVPRVIVTDKLRSYGVAVRGLCPSVEHRSHKGLNNRSEASHRHTRRREKIMGRFKSPRQAQRFFSVHDQTATLFRPKRHRLSAISYRHSRADAFSLWNDCAAEMAA
- a CDS encoding UPF0149 family protein; this encodes MTRDSVPLIDAIAAAPDDAAQARLLRDGARDLMAGPAAIPDIATVALESTDDAETQAAAALLSSALDEARMARENDAPEGAALIDTLDEALTARDAARPFAPALRLRLAQIYARAGLAPPEFAMLTADVMDGDEAGSEEMPDLGALIDPILQEIGDDPLQVHAALVELLAGLPPELAAMLVSMTVARPGAVEARLGLYWLLDAQPDLRLAAATALVSRAEAGTLTPEIGALLPTLRKWLPEDAARAALDGVIRRQMQHGASRTAGRGPTIHRAAISLPDGAGAQSLIAAVQIGSRRAVAMAMLKQGHGVKDAFVIPCTSATEQKQMLARILDEMETFEDAPDMLAAMLARGLGEGLELGLMPAPGMVDLAEILGPDALTPAAGDTEAILDAIGAAEALESLPAPRRTALVKASADWMGHFEQADSWFEDTGALRDAIGRARTDKGRETAVWKHLAGRRAWWARQFAVSAAVLKSAAGVDQALWLSFAAVAQALVDGRSLKRIPIMADIMAMTLDAAAARDGDILPISRSGAPDDIGALLAEAGMSAAYLQGYLTALAIAPLQPSPQDWLGALLGGIEFPGEGVIDHLMGFLMMQANQTDDDAADPEIVARNLTALDEDGLKDWAAGFDNLVMATRGSWPAKLLGADDKRILRDLKKIATGAEGDTLRNVLPSWVPRRHELRR